A DNA window from Pseudomonas cannabina contains the following coding sequences:
- a CDS encoding 2OG-Fe(II) oxygenase family protein — MTNLQTFELPTEVTGCAADISLGRALIQAWQKDGIFQIKTDSEQDRKTQEAMAASKQFCKEPLTFKSSCVSDLTYSGYVASGEEVTAGKPDFPEIFTVCKDLSVGDQRVKAGWPCHGPVPWPNNTYQKSMKTFMEELGLAGERLLKLTALGFELPINTFTDLTRDGWHHMRVLRFPPQTSTLSRGIGAHTDYGLLVIAAQDDVGGLYIRPPVEGEKRNRNWLPGESSAGMFEHDEPWTFVTPTPGVWTVFPGDILQFMTGGQLLSTPHKVKLNTRERFACAYFHEPNFEASAYPLFEPSANERIHYGEHFTNMFMRCYPDRITTQSINKENRLAHLEDLKKYSDTRATGS, encoded by the coding sequence ATGACCAACCTACAGACTTTCGAGTTACCTACCGAGGTAACCGGCTGCGCCGCCGATATCTCATTGGGAAGGGCGCTGATCCAAGCCTGGCAAAAAGATGGCATTTTTCAGATCAAGACCGATAGTGAGCAGGATCGCAAAACGCAGGAAGCAATGGCTGCTAGCAAGCAGTTTTGCAAGGAACCGCTGACTTTTAAGAGTAGCTGCGTTAGCGATCTGACCTACAGCGGCTATGTTGCGTCAGGCGAGGAAGTCACAGCTGGTAAACCTGATTTCCCTGAAATCTTCACTGTCTGCAAGGACTTGTCGGTAGGCGATCAGCGTGTAAAAGCCGGCTGGCCTTGCCATGGTCCGGTGCCATGGCCAAATAACACCTATCAGAAAAGCATGAAGACCTTCATGGAAGAGCTGGGTTTAGCGGGCGAACGGTTGCTCAAACTGACAGCGCTCGGCTTTGAACTACCCATCAACACGTTCACCGACTTAACTCGCGATGGTTGGCACCACATGCGTGTATTACGCTTCCCGCCCCAAACATCCACGCTGTCCCGTGGAATTGGTGCGCACACTGACTATGGGTTGTTGGTAATTGCCGCTCAGGACGATGTTGGTGGCTTATATATTCGCCCTCCAGTCGAGGGAGAGAAGCGTAATCGTAACTGGTTGCCTGGTGAGAGCTCAGCAGGCATGTTTGAGCACGATGAACCTTGGACCTTCGTGACGCCCACCCCAGGCGTGTGGACAGTTTTCCCAGGTGATATCTTGCAGTTCATGACCGGCGGCCAGCTGCTTTCCACTCCGCACAAGGTTAAGCTCAATACCCGCGAACGTTTCGCCTGCGCTTATTTTCATGAGCCTAATTTTGAAGCATCCGCCTATCCGTTGTTCGAGCCCAGCGCCAATGAGCGTATTCATTATGGTGAGCACTTTACCAACATGTTTATGCGTTGCTATCCAGATCGGATCACCACCCAGAGCATCAACAAGGAGAATCGCCTGGCGCACTTGGAGGACTTGAAGAAGTATTCGGACACCCGCGCGACAGGCTCATGA